aactgcttGTTTTTAAAGTAGTCACCTCCTTCCCACTCTCAAACCCTTTTTGTTGAAATCTCCTCTAGTCTGTCTTCTCTGGTTTGTATAGTGTCTGCTTCTAGTTTAACCTCTTCACACAAACCTGGGAGAGTGTGGCTAGACTGTTAACCCTAAGAAAACAAACTCTCTCAGTCTGTTTTCTCCAGTTCTACCTGTTCTCTGGCTCCTTTCAAAGAGGAGGCTGCTCAGGTTCAGATTTCTTTCTTGTTCAGAAGTCTGTGGTGGATTGATGGGAAGGGTCTTGTGAGTTCTTAGATTAGTTGGGGGTAGGAAAATTTGAGAACAACTTTcaaatatcattttccttttttgtgtgttagGCTGCAGAACAAGCAAAAGCAAGCCCAGCTCTGGTAGCCAAGGATCCTGGTACTGTGGctaacaaaaaagaagaagaagatttaGCAAAAGGTACATTTTTAAGTCCCTGATCATGGAAAGAAGATAGGTCTCTTACTTGATGTTTATTTTCCcccaagatatttaaaaataaaagaaataggagTTCACAGCTAAAGTTGAAATCTACTTGTTCTCCTTTGTTCCTCTCTtcagtgtcatttttttcctctcctcttccgaGGCAACTGCTATCATGTATGTCCGTTCAGTTTATGTTTCTATAATGTTTTTACTACACTATCTATGTGTCCATAAACAATACCAAATACTTTTTTGTGTCCAAcaaattctttttcataaataGTGTACTCTAGGTATCATCTACAACTTGTTTTTTTCATGCAACAATATGTTTGAGATCTGTTCATAATGAGACATGTATATCAAGTTCATCTGTTTTAactgctgtgtaatattccagTGAACTAATAAATATCTGCTGTAATTTATCCTCCTACTGATGGACAGctgggttttctgatttttttttttactataacaAGTAAGCTGCACTGAGTATCCTTGTCCAccttctcttgtgtgtgtgtgtgtgtgtgtgtgtgtgtgtgtgagagagagagagattttgttTTGTGGTATTGTTGGCTTATGGAGTAGGTACATCTTTAACTTTGCTAAATAGTTATAGTATTTCCTtttccatcagcagtgtatgaaagcTTTTATTATTCACTTATTCTTTTTAGACTCATGACATTTGCTATTGTCAGAGTTTAATTTTTGTGACTCTGATGAGTTTGAAATGATAcctaattgttttaaatttttattttcttgattgcTAGTGAGGTTCAGTCCTTTTTTGAACATTTATTAGCTGTTCTGattgtctctctttctgttttttttctaataatgatGTATAGAACatctttattttggatattaatcttttGCCTGTTATACCTGTTATAGATATCTACTCTTGGGTTTTGGCTTACAATTTAAACTTTGATAATGGCATGTTTTATtaaacaagttttaaattttcatgtagtcaaaatttttccttttcttttatgattttgggttttttttttaatgtcttaagatatttttctctcccccaggatcctgaaagatatttttctatgataattttaaagttttgttttcccATCTGGTCTTTTATTCATCTAGAACAGAAATGGAAGGGAAGACGGGGTTATGTGTTGCACTGAAAGCAGGGTAGTCAATTCATTAAGATTATGTTACAGAGCCTGTGTGACTCATGGTGATGGCCTGTATTAGGGGAGGAGATAGAGCAGACACATTTGAAATCTATTTTGGGGGATTTGTTAGGTGAGACTTTACCATAGTTATTTCCAAATTCCAGTTCTTAGACTAATTACCTAAGAATGACCTTTGGAACAATAAAATGTAGGTTCTCAGATACTTCCTTTGGGACTCCTATTTAGTAAGCCCCCAGTGAAGGACTCAAGCTTGGGACTTTGGACTTCCCAAgtgattttgtttattatttggtAAACTTAAGCTACAGAAATACattgaaaagatgaaagaaaatataaaatatctgcagctaaattaaacaaaattgatttgagtttatgtctttttattacccagaatatttaaaattgtacCTGTTCAGTAAAAATAGTCATCatgctgttcatttttttttttagtttattttttaagctctcagtgtgaatgaatgaataaaactgaTGACATTATTTTTGTTCAATATTATATCAGGATATGTCGTAGTTTCCCTCTACATTATTAGAAGAAGAATACTTTTTACCTTCAGATATCTTTTTGTACTTCTTAGGATTGCTGGGTATATTAACATTTGGGATCTTTTTAAACCCATTATTTTCCAGCCATTGAGTTGTCGCTGAAGGAACAAAGGCAGCAGTCAACCaccctttccaatttgtatccaAGTACATCTAATCTCTTAACTAACCACCAACACGAAGGCCGAAAAGTTCGTGCTATATACGACTTTGAAGCTGCTGAAGATAACGAACTTACTTTTAAAGCTGGAGAAATTATTACAGTTCTTGATGACAGGTGATGGTTACTATTAAGTTGAACATTCATgtgaaaatatataacatattctGTGTTTCATATTATTCTTGCTGAATGCCTTATCAAACGTAATAAAATCAAATACTGATGCAGGTAGTTTTTCTGTAGGACGGTCGGTTGCTTTGCTTGTGTCATACTGTCTGGATTCGTATTTTGTAGCTTAAGTTTTCCTCGTCTATCATTTAAATGGGTTTTATATGTCTTGGAGGCCTAGTTCACTCTATTCATTTTTGGTTCCATCTTATAATATAGAttgttaaataagtaaaaaaaaaaaaggttaagattttagaaaatacaccaaatatatatatatgtatatatatggaatttataagaaatacaaaatatattgaattaatttatttgcaCAGAATAGCATATCAGTGTGGAACAAGTTCATTTTACATGGTGTTATATACGTTATATCATAGGGGAGGTGATACAGTGCATCTGTTTTTCTACTACAGCTTTATGTTTACTTGAAAATTAGTTGTTACTGACGATTATTACTCATAATGAAGTGCTAAAATttgcaagtgtttttttttttaagtctttattttttttaaagggagagcTGACctggcagtttttttttaaataaatttttacttattttgtttatttttatttttggctgcattgggtctttgttgctgcatgcgggctttctctagttgtggcaagcaggggctgctcttcattgcggtgcgcgggcttctcattgcggtggcttctcttgttgcggagcatgggctctaggtgcacaggcttcagtaattgtggcacgcgggctcagtagctgtgtctcatgggctctagcgcgcgggctcagtacttgtggtgcacgggcttagttgctgtgcagcatgtgggatcttcccagaccagggctcgaacctgtctctcctgccttggcaggcggattcttaaccgctgcaccaccagggaagcctaaatCTTTGTTTTTGAGGTTGGATAAATGcattaggtttttttgtttctttcgttttaatatttatttatttatttatttggtcgcaccgggtcttagttgcagcaggcgggctcctcagtgtggctcactggctccttagttgcagcacacgggctccttagttgtggcaggcgggctccttagttgtggctccaggccttcttagttgcggcacatgggctccttagttgtggtgtgtgaactcttggttgtggcatgcatgtggaatctagttccctgaccagggattgaacctgggccccctgcattgagagcatggagtcttatccactgtgccaccagggaagtccctgcatgtgGTTTTTAAAGATCAATTCAAATACATTTAAGATTATTCTTATAGTATCACACTTACATACTAATATGTTTTcttgaatggaagaaaatgaagtaaagTTTGAGCTGGTTAGCTGGAAGTTGCACAAAAccttgatcattcattcattcaaaaagtatttattgagcacttgctagcTTTCCTTATCCTAGGTGCTGGGGATCCAGTGGTTAGCGTGGGTACGCACCCGGGAGTGTGTTCCTTGTGAACATTTTGTGCTGTAAATGGTGTTACTGTCATGTGTGTTCTCTTGTCGGGGGGAAAGTTTCCTAATGTGTGCTAGAAAGAGCACTGATTAGGAATGGAGGTCTGGATTCAGAGCCTACCGTCTATCTTATAAAGGATTCTCACGCGGGAGCCTATGAACCATTCGAAGTTGACAGTTTTCAAGTGTGGGGACCTCTGTTTGAGGGAGAGAGTTCAGAGCCTTGTACTAGATCCTCGAAGCGTTCGCCAGCCTTCCAGAATATGAGAAAGAACTGTGTGTTTAATAGCGTCTTATCTTCTCTGAGGCCTCATCTCTAATTTGTAATAATGATACATTCACTTCCTCCACTGGATTGTTGTGAGCTTCAGATCTGGTAATAATATAGGTTAAACACTATAAAAGGTaaagatacatagaaataaaagttCTTTGTTATAGTAAGGcattctttcttgtttctcttagTGACCCCAACTGGTGGAAGGGTGAAACCCATCAAGGCATGGGGTTATTCCCCTCTAATTTTGTGACTGCGGATCTCACTGCTGAACCAGAAATGAGTAAGTATTTTCCAGCCTGTCACTGGATGATGATCCACAGTTCTCTCTAAAATTCAGCTTTCTGGAGCAGAGACTCTCCAAAGTTAGTGCCGCCAAggtatttattaaaaatgcagcTCCCCGGTCAGATTATTTATGAGGAGTCATCTAATCATCTAAGAATTGAAATCATCTGTCTACCAAGATTATCTTAAGACAGACTATGgacttttctttaagaaaaaaaaaaaaatatatgtatatatatacacacatatatatatgtatgtatgtatacatatgtcattgtaaaaatgcagattaaGAAGTGTTATAGAATTTATGCATTATGTATTTTTGGTATCATCAGTTGATGAAAGGGTGACAAATGCAGTGTAACCTTATAGAGAGTTCTTCCTATTCAAAGGTTAGCTCATTTCTCTAGTGTCCAGCCCCAAATTTGGAAGCAGTGGCCTCTTAGCAACTTAATAGCTTTCCTAAGCCACCATGTCAGATATTCAGAAGGAGCTATAACGAATCATGTCAATAACTTTTTGAGTTTCAAACCTTTGCTGACTAGGAGAAACAGACTAGAAAGTGGGGCGAAGGAGGAAAAGTGATATTACTGGCAGGCGTAATCATTGCAGGACATGTAACTGCCAGTAGTCTATCGAAATATTGGTAGGCGGTTCACTGTATTTCTAGGCAATACTGTAATGAATCTTCATAATGATGATTTTGTGGCATCAAGATTAAGTCACAACCTTCCTCTttttaaggaaacagaaatatgTTCTAATCTAGAAAGATTTCTGTAGCGACTGAAATGGTTAGAATTTTAAGAGTGTTTTTGTAAGTAAGTTGGTAAGCTACAGTTATCTTGGCAAAATATCTCATCTTTCTATAATGCCAGGTAGAAGAGATCAAAGAAAGTTATAAATCACGATCTGCTTTGGTCATTTTTAGTTTACaggaattttaagaaaagatCTTTGTctcagttgtctttttatttccaaCAGTTCTTTGTACTGAATCTCATCCAGAATACAgactatataaatgtttatacagTAAATGAAGCGCAAGTGTCTGTGTATTAACAGTAAAGATAcacttttctttgaaaacataaaaatgcttCTCTTTCAAGAGAAGGCTTTAATAACAGACCAGATGTTACAGATCTTTGATAAAGTAATGCCCTCTCCTAGTTATTGTTGGGATGTCTTGTGTCACTTTTATAGAGACAGATTGTGATACCCATTCCTTTAATAAAGTTCTCTTTGGTAAACTCAGAAAACGTCCTGTGGAACCTTGTTTAGATGGCAGTGCATAACGTGCTAACTTTTTAATCTGGGCTGATGGTCGTGGGGGATTTTGCTTGATTtttgggtttgggtttgtttttttttaaatcttgaaataGCTGTTGGAAAGGATGGAATTGTCTTGGACTTCCATTCAAGAGGAGATCCAAGATCTCAGGTAGATAAAGTAGCcatctcatctttttttcccattatatagAAATGTAGCCTTAAAATGAATATTCTAgttattttcatgtgtttcacTCTGGACCATGTAAAAGAGAAACCAGAGCATCAGAGCTTATACAGTGGAGTTACAGTTCTCAGGCTTGGAAAATGAGTGTTAGCAAGATCCTTGTAGCATCGTTCTTTAGCAGCAAACAGAAGCCCATTTCACTGAATGTGTCAATTAGAAGTGCCTGACCTACTTAGCTTGTTTTCGTTTTGGAGAGGCAGTAAGATTTCGTGCAAGcactgtattttatatatgtatatgcataaacacatctgtgtgtgtgtgtaaaatattatttatacacacatacacataatatacacacaaacatacacatacatacaaagtAATAGTATTAGTCCCTGAGAGAAAAAGCACTGCAAACTTGTGCATGGTCAGCTGTTAGGATGTGAAGTCTACCATGTGTTTCTTATGGGTAGCAGCCAATGCAGTGCTGTCCCAGCTTTCTGCTTGTTAATAGctcaagatatgaaagcaaaaatatgtaTAGCATATGGCTCTTTTTCTTCCATGGGAAAGTGAAATCAGCTGAAACTGGTTTCGTATGTAGAGTTTTACTTTATGGTGACTTGTGTGGGATGACTATATTCCTTATATTGGAAATTAAcctattttccatttatattctaTAGCATAGAATACATAAGTGATATGACTTCTTGTTCTCGGAGTAAAATCACAGGCCAGATTCCAGTAGTGTGGGCTAATAGAGCTAGAATGATTGGCGTTCAAATCCAGGCTTTGCCGTTTATTAGCTTTCTCCTATGCAAGCGTTCTTAATCTTTCTAAGCCACTGCTAACCTCATTTACAAGATGGGCATATCTCATAGGATTGTATTGGAGCTTCATTGGGGGAAATGTAATATTCCATTAAGCATATttaatagtttaattaatattatttcccTTCCTTAATTCTGCCCCTTTCCCATCCCCCtgattcttaatttttatgaataCTGATGGACTACATTGATACCAGGATGAAAAAATCCCAAAAGGAAGTTCATTCCTTTAAAGCTGTATGTGTTTCTCAGTATTACTTTGGATAAGATTAATTACTATGTTAATCATAACCTTATACTTGCTGGTTAATGTTACATTGAATCTTTTTAAAGATTGCTTTGTTGAGCAAGAGAAATACGTGCTTCTGGTTTGCAGATCCCCTAATAACCACCTTTTCAGTTGCAAGAATAATGTAACTAAAAAATACAGACTGATTTAGTGGAAAATTCAGATCCCTGCCAAGGCCACTTGTAAAGCTCTCCACTGGCCTGGGTGTCATtcccttagtttaaaaaaaaagactgagtgGCGTGAGGGGAATATATAGCTAACTTCCCAATTCATTACATTGAAAGAGCGTGGCCTGTGGAAGAGTGGAGATTTTTCTTTGAAAGGACTGGTAATTTGAAAAGAGGATTTATTTTCAATAGCAGAATTCATTTATGCCATTGTAAAACTTTGCTTTCTGTTCAGCAGTTTACTAAACTCTCATATGTAATAGGTGATTAATCTTTGTTCCAGAAATACAGTTCTTATTTTTAGTGAAGTATCTGTTATGGAAAACATAAaatctttagaagaaaaaattaagaagtctTCACAGAATTTCATAATGTCATGTTCTGTCATGGTTGCCTAAATCTGCAACCGAATTATCCCTTAAACTGAGTTTCTCAGATTGAAGGGAATACAAGAAAAATCCAAGTTCTCTCCTTAAagtgcttttaaataaaattttaaatttataaggaAACGATAAATGTTACATGTTTTACAGTTAAAACGGAGAAGAAGACGGTACAATTTAGTGACGATGTTCAGGTAGAAACGATAGAACCAGAGCCGGAACAAGCCTACATTGATGAAGTGAGTGATTTCCTGCCTGAGAGCATCATACTGAATTCACCATTGAAGTTGCAAtggttttcttctcttatttaaaaaaaattcagtacttGATTAATGCATGTGTTTTGTTGTTATACAACTTCAAATACAGACGAAGCAAAGATTCTCCTGGAAAGTTCCTCCCTAGTCCCATTCTTACCATGTCAGTGCTTATAGTTGtaccttattattttaattcctgCTTAATATTCCGTAGAATGGACTTATCATGACTTCATTATTCTGTTGTTGGACGGTTAGGTTGTTTTCAgctctttgtgtgttttttgctattacaaacactATCATAATGAGACTTTTTGGGTATATTCAAAAGaatgtgtgacttttttttttacatctttatcagattataattgctttacaatgttgtgttagtttctgctgtataacaaagtgaatcagctatacgtatacatatatccccatatcccctccctcttgagccttcctcccaccctccccatcccacccctctaggttgtgtgtgacttttatttttaaatgctctggaaattatattctttgtaacattttaaactaatgatgaaaaatgagaTGTCATCTTTAAACTATGTGAGGGGATTTGTAGGtttttagcctttttttagaGGAGCCAGAAGCAGAAAGTTTGAAGAGCGCTGTTTTAGCGAAACGGGTTGTAGAAGCTGTGCTGAGAGCCCCCAGAGGATGTACTGGAGTCCGGGACAGTTAGGTTTGGCTGTAGCATTCCATTGGAAAATGCATGCTAGCGGTCTGTCTAGAAACCTCATTTCTCTGATAGTAGACAATTTCAAATAGGGTGTAGAATTCTGtaaacaaagagaagagaaattatCCATGTATTAGTTGACCCTCACTCTCATTTTactcccctctcctttttttgGCTGTAGGCAAACTTTTCTGACATGTGCCTTCTTTTTTAGActacttaaaatgaaaattgtgaatcttttacattgaaaaataatatCCATTTCTAAATATGGAATTCTTTTGACTTCAGAAGAGTGTATTAATATACGTGTGTCGTTTTCACTCTCTAGTGATTAATTCATCTCTCAAACTGTTATCCTTCTGTACAGAGTAGAGTTTTGTTTTGGTATAAATAACTACTTTGCTTAGAATTGGTACTCTTTAAATTATTTACCTAAGTAACTATACTCAGTAGCATAACCATGTAAAAACCATGAATGGAGAAAAGTTTGTAATTATTACAGTAATATTCTTTGGTACATGAGatctatattttggttttttaaaacttGCGTATAGATACATCTCTACTAATGTAATGTATAGATGTATTTATGTAATGATGCCTTCATTAGTTCTGTTGGTCTTACAGCAAAAGATTCTGAAATAGATCTGAGTCATTGCTTTGAGATGCCTTCCAGCCTTTCACATAGGAGAATAGAGAAGCCATaaatcttcctcctttttttgaTGACAAAGTGAAGCATTGGTGGAAAGAGAATGTAGAGTAAATCCTTCTGGTGCTACTTAGAAGAACAGCTGTACCAGAGCTGAGCTGTGCCTTACTGAAACAGCTGCTGTATTCTCCCTTGTAGAGAAGTAGTAATGGAGCTGTTAGTCACAAGTACTGCCAGCTTGAGAGAGAGGTTACACCTGTCAGCATGGCAAGACTACAGCTGCCCCTAAACAAAGTGACACAGAAGTCCACTAGCATGACTTAAGAGATTAAAGAACTCACATGTTGTAAGTTTAAATGTTGCTCTATTTCTTCTCATCTAAGAGAATTTCTGGTAGCCGTTTCAAAAGGGCTCTGACTTCACATGATAGAAAAGAGAACACACGGACAGTAAATACATAGAAGCGAAATTGAAGTCTTCATATCTGTGCATTACAGGATTAGCCACTATCTAACGAATGAAGTGAGAAGGTATTGTTGCATAATGATTTGTTACTTTTTATAGTAACAGTTTAATTTCTGTAGGATAAAATGGACCAACTGCTACAGATGTTGCAAAGTACGGATCCCAGTGATGATCAACCAGATCTTCCCGAGTTACTTCATCTTGAAGGTAAACCTTGTTTTCCATTTCCCTtgcaaataaagaataattagGATTAAATCTAGTGTTCTGTTACAGagtggttttatatttaaataaaattgaaaatgatatAAACAATGTTAACATTTCTGACTCTTCTGTGACCAGTCTCACGTTTATATGCAGTTTAATTGAACCTTTGGTAGAATTCAAATTCATATACTTTTCTacccaaattaaatattttattcaacatttaaaatgttataaaatgaaaattggtATTAAAAATTTCTGAGATCAATACAGTCAATCTAAAGTATTGATTTTATAAATAGCTAGGAAAATCAGTCTTGGGTTCTGTGGGCTAAGATTaattaatagaatttttattattccaAATTAGGTCTTTTATTCCTTAAACTACATGAATATCCATCAGAGAGTTGCTTTCTTTTGctgcattttcttatatttctttaaatcttgtCATCTTAGCCATGTGTCACCAGATGGGGCCTCTCATTGATGAGAAGCTGGAAGATATTGACAGGTAAAAGAACATGCGCTCCGTCTGTACTGTGTACCTTCTTCTCCACAGATCTCTCTAAACTGCATATTGGAATAGAGCtgccttgtattttattttattttcattttaaagatatgcCCGTTCTCATTCACTTGTTTTCTACTTGATGTGGGAATTAAAATTAGACCCATCTGCCCCCACTCCTGCTTTTAAATGAGGATTTATTTGACTTTCATTATGTtagtctgttttaaaaataagggtTAACTATTATAATCATATTTGCTGTAAGCGGCATCATCAGGGCCCACACATGACCCATCTGTTATTAATGAGGGAAACCTGGATATTTGAGGTAAAGTCAAGTACAATAAGCTAGAGTCCTTCCAGCACAGCACCTAAATCTGAAACAGTTTTGGTTGCCTTGGAGCTAAACtataggatattttttttttcattacaaggttaaatttttaataatgtctACTTACACCACTCTTTGCCATTTTTGCTATTTTGATACATCTTATTATTTAGaacattatatcatttaaataGCAGTTATGTGTCACATTATTGTATATTTCAGAAAACATTCAGAACTCTCAGAGCTCAATGTTAAAGTGATG
Above is a genomic segment from Tursiops truncatus isolate mTurTru1 chromosome 2, mTurTru1.mat.Y, whole genome shotgun sequence containing:
- the STAM gene encoding signal transducing adapter molecule 1 isoform X3, translating into MPLFATNPFDQDVEKATSEMNTAEDWGLILDICDKVGQSRTGPKDCLRSIMRRVNHKDPHVAMQALTLLGACVSNCGKIFHLEVCSRDFASEVSNVLNKGHPKVCEKLKALMVEWTDEFKNDPQLSLISAMIKNLKEQGVTFPAIGSQAAEQAKASPALVAKDPGTVANKKEEEDLAKAIELSLKEQRQQSTTLSNLYPSTSNLLTNHQHEGRKVRAIYDFEAAEDNELTFKAGEIITVLDDSDPNWWKGETHQGMGLFPSNFVTADLTAEPEMIKTEKKTVQFSDDVQVETIEPEPEQAYIDEDKMDQLLQMLQSTDPSDDQPDLPELLHLEAMCHQMGPLIDEKLEDIDRKHSELSELNVKVMEALSLYTKLMNEDPMYSMYAKLQNQQYYIQSSGVSGSQSTSGVRGQNPGEEQPGLRNVRLDDTYP